The DNA region CGCGCGCTTTGACGGTAAGGCGACGCTGTTTGTCGCCGAGCGCACGCGAACGATGGATCCGCAGGCCGCCTGGGCGCCGTGGGTGGCAGAGCTTGAGGTGTACAGCCAGGACTGCGCCCACGTGGACATCATTTCACCGCAGGCGTTTGAGAAGATTGGGCCGGTGTTGAGGGAGATTTTGGGATAACGTTAAAACCCCCTCATCCCAGCCCTCTCCCCATGTACGGTCCGGGGACATGGTAGACAGGTGTTCGGGGACATGGTGAACACTTTTTAACATCCTTTACCCATGGTGATCGACTTTTTCTTCAGGTCGATCACCCCCACTTTCGTGCTGTACCACCACACTTCATAGCAGCCATCCTCCTGCGTCTCCTTCAGCCCCACCCGTTCTCCCCTGAACGCCTTTCCTGCATTCAGACTGGCTCCCTGTAAGCTCAGCTTCCCGCTGATATCCACTTTCCTGACCAGCACACCTTCATCGTATTCCGGGGGCGTCACGCTGCTGCTGTACTGCCGCGCAGACGGCTGATAGCGTGAGGCCGGGACCGCCATATCCAGCGCCTCGTGCGGGCGTTCAAGGTTATAGACCGTCCGCCAGTGGTCAAAGGCACGCTGCAGCTCGCCGCTGTCCGCGAACCATTTCCCCTGCAGCACTTCCGCCTTCAGGCTGCGGTGAAAACGCTCCAGCTTGCCCTGCGTCTGCGGATGATATGGCCGGGAGTGACCCACCTTAATACCCAGACGCATCAGCCACAGCTCCAGCGCCGTCCAGATGCCGGTTGTGTCGCCCCACGGTGAGCCGTTATCCATCGTCATCCGGTCCGGCAGGCCGTAGCGTTCAAAGACGCTGACCAGCTGTTGCTGCACGGTCTCACGCCGTTCATCGGTACAGTGTGTGAGGCACAGGGAAAAACGGGAGTGGTCGTCGAGCAGGGTGAGCGGATGGCAGCGGCCGCCGCCAAAGGGGAAGTGCCCCTTAAAATCCATCTGCCAGAGCCGGTTCGGGGCGTCATGTTCGAACCGTCCGGTGGCCGGAATACCCGGAGCCGTGCCGGGCAGCAGGCCGTGACGGGCCATCAGGTTATGGACAGTGCTGAAGGCAGGCATACGGTGTCCCTGGTCTTCCAGCCAGCGCTTAATCTTGCGGGCGCCCCAGCGTTCATGACGGTCATGGGCCATGCGCAGCAGGGCGGTGACGTCGTCAGACGAGCGGTTGGGGGAATGATGCGGCGTGCGGGGGCGGTCCTGCAGGCCGGGTTCGCCCTCGACAGCCCAGCGCTGAAGCCACTTGTAGCCGGTAGCAGGTGAAATGCCGTAGCGGCGGCAGAGGGAACGGATGTTCGCCCCGTCCTGCGAGGCGAACAAAACAAACTCGGTACGTAATGACATGGTATCTCTCGCATCCCACGGCATAAGCGACTCCATAAACGGGTTCTTATGCCTTAGTTGTAAGTGTCTACCATGTCCCCGAACAAGTGTTCACTATGTCCCCGGACTGTACACCCCAGAGGGGAGAGGGTGTAATCGTCCCCTCTCCCCTTTGGGGAGAGGGTCAGGGTGAGGGGACATCAAACCGCACGCTTGCCCAGCGGCACCACCAGCGGCGTACCCGCCACCGGATCGTCGATAATCATGCAGCGCATGCCGTAGATCCGCGCGATCAGATCCGGCGTGACAATCTCTTTCGGCGCGCCCTGCGCCACAATCTCCCCGTCGCGCAAGGCAATCAGGTGCGTGGCGTAGCGGCACGCCTGGTTTAAATCGTGCAGCACCGCCGCCAGCGTATACCCCTGCGTGCGGTTCAGCTCGCTCAGCAGCTCCAGCAGGTCTATCTGATGGCTGATGTCGAGCCAGGTTGTCGGCTCGTCCAGCAGCATGATCGACGTTTCCTGCGCCAGCACCATCGCAATCCACGCGCGCTGACGCTGTCCGCCGGAGAGGGTGTCTACGCTTTGCAACGCAAGGTCGGTGATGCCCGTCGCCTGCATCGCGCGGTTCACCGCCTCGTCGTCCTCTTTGCGCCAGCGGGTAAACAGCGGCTGGTGCGGGTAGCGCCCGCGTGCAACCAGTTCCTGCACCGTGATGTCCCCCGGCGTGGTGGCGTTTTGTGCCAGCAATCCGATGCGCCTGGCCACCTCTTTGCTGGCGAAGCGCTGGATCTGCTCCCCGTCCAGAAACACGCTCCCTTCAACCGGCGTCATCAGGCGGCTCAGCGTGCGCAGCAGGGTCGACTTCCCGCAGCCGTTCGGGCCGATAATCGCCGTGAAGTGGCCGTCCGGAACAGTGACGGATAAGTCACGGGCAATGATTTTTTTGCCGTAGCCAAGGGTAAGGTTTTCGCCGCGCAAGCGGGTGGTTGTGTCTGTCATTTCTTGCGTGACTCCTGAACGAGCAAGACGATGAGGTAAATCCCGCCGAGGCTGACGGTTACCACGCCCACCGGCAGTTGATAAGGCATAAACAGCCGCTGGGCGCAGAGGTCGGCGGCCAGCAGCAATAACGACCCGCACAGCGCCGCCTGGGCGAGTCCCCAGCGCGCGGTGCCGCTAAGCCGCCGCGCGATGTGCGGGGCGACGAGAGCAATAAAGGAGATTGGCCCGGCAATCGCGGTGGAGGCCGCGGTCAGCAGTACGGCGACCAGCATCAGCATCAGGCGCGAGCGCTCAACGCTTACCCCCAGCGCGCAGGCGCTGTCGTCGCCCATCTCCAGCAGGCGCATGCGCCGCACCAGCAGCAGCGCGCCGATAAACATCAGCAAAATCAGCGGCGCGGCGGGCCAGGTTTTGCCCCACGTCAGGCCGTTGAGGGAACCGGCGTACCACAATCCGGCGGAGAGCGCGGTGTCCAGCGAGGCCTGCAGCAGAAGCCAGGTGTTAAAGGCCATCAGCATCGCGCGGATGCCGATCCCGATGATGATCAGACGGAAGGTGTCGATACCGTTGCGCCAGGCCAGCAGCCAGATCAGTAAGGACGTCAGAATGCCGCCCGCCATTGCCGTAAAGGTAACGGCCGTCAGGTGCTGACCAAACAGCACCATCGCCACCAGCACGCCGCTCCAGGCCCCGGTATTGAGGCCCATCACGTCCGGGCTGCCGAGCGGGTTGCGCATCAGCGACTGGAATATCGCACCGCTCACGCCGAGCGCCGCGCCCACCAGAATCGCCATCGCCACGCGCGGCAGTCGCCATTCGGTGACCACCAGGGTGATATTGCGCGGCGCGCTGCCCGTAAGGGCGTGAAAGATCTGCCCGAAATCAAGCGTTACCGCGCCGCTGCGCAGGCTCCAGACCGCCAGCAGCAGAATGGCAATGCTCAGCAGCGAGACGCTGGTGATTAAGCGACGGGACGGAGCCATCATGCGCCACCTCCGCGTTTACGGCGGACCAGGAATATCAGCACCGGCGCGCCGATAAAGGCGCTGACCACCGAGACGCGCAGCTCGCCGGGCACCAGCAGGCGCCCCAGCACGTCGGCAAGCAGCAGCAGGGCCGGGGTTGCCAGCAGCGCGACCGGGAGCGACCAGCGGTGATCCGCTCCCACCAGCCAGCGTGCCATATGCGGCATCATCAGGCCGATAAAGGCGATTGGCCCGACCACGGCGGTCGCGCTGCCGCACAGGACGGTGATGGCGAGCAGGCCAATGAGCTGCGTGCGGGCTACCCGGTTGCCGAGAGCGGTGGCGGTGTCGCTGCCGAGGCTCAGGCTGTTGAGCGCCCGGCTTAAAAGCAGCGCCACGGCGGCGGCGATGATAACCGGAAGCGCCACCACTTTTAAGGTTTCAAGGGTGCGGATGTCCAGCGAGCCTGCCTGCCAGAAGCGCAGCTGGTCGTAAACGTCCGGGTTGAGCAGGGCGATGCCGTTGGATAGGCCTTCCAGCACCGCCGCGAGCGCCACGCCCGCCAGCGTCAGGCGTACCGGACTTAGCTGACCGCCGCCCCGGCTGCCGGTAAACGCCACCACCAGCGATGCGGCCAGCGCGCCGCAAAAGGCCATCACCAGCTGCTCGGACGGAGAGGTGAAGCCGAACAGCGCCGCGCCGAGCACGATGGCAAAGCTGGCGCCAGAGTTGACGCCGAGAATGCCGGGGTCCGCCAGCGGGTTGCGGGTGAGGGTTTGCATCAGGGCACCGGCAAGGCCGAGCGCGCCGCCGGCCAGCAGCCCGGCGAGCGTGCGCGGCAGCCGGGCGTCGAGCACGATGACGCAGTCGGCGCTCTGGCAGGTACCGGAGAGTGCATCAACGATAGCGGACGCGGGCAGCGGCTTCGCGCCGACCAGCAGGCTGAGCGCAACCGCAAGGATTAACAGCAGCAATAAAACGGGCACGGCAATGGCGCGCACCGAAAAAGGGGAAAACGACATAGCAACATCCATGAATTGATAATGATAGTGATTATCGTTATCTATCTTGTTTGGCTATGTTAGCATGTGCGCCCATGGAATGGGTAGAATTACACTCAAGGCTTTGTCATGAATCAAAAATCCTGGCTGCTCAACCTCAGCCTGCTCAAAACGCACCCGGCCTATCGCGCCGTGTTTATCGCACGCTTTATCTCCATTTTGTCCCTCGGGCTGCTCGGTGTGGCCGTGCCGGTCCAGATCCAGGCCATGACGCACTCCAGCTGGCTGGTGGGCTTATCCGTCACCTTAACCGGCGGGGCGATGTTTATCGGCCTGATGGTCGGCGGCGTGCTGGCGGATCGCTACGAGCGTAAAAGGCTGATCCTGCTGGCGCGCGGCACCTGCGGCGTGGGCTTTATCGGGCTGTGCCTGAACGCGATGCTGCCGGAGCCGTCGCTGATCGCGATTTATGCCCTGGGGCTGTGGGACGGCTTTTTTGCCTCGCTGGGCGTGACGGCGCTGCTGGCGGCCACCCCCGCGCTGGTCGGGCGTGAAAACCTGATGCAGGCGGGGGCGATCACCATGCTCACCGTGCGCCTCGGCTCGGTGATTTCGCCGATGGTGGGCGGCCTGCTGCTGGCGACCGGCAACGTGGCGTGGAACTACGGCCTGGCGGCAGCGGGGACCTTCATTACCACGCTGACGCTGCTGCGCCTGCCGCTGCTGCCGCCTCCGCCGCAGCCGCGCGAGCATCCGCTTAAGTCCCTGATGGCGGCCATTGGTTTTCTGTTCAGCAACCGGCTGATTGGCGGCATTGCGCTGCTCGGCGGCCTGCTGACCATGGCGAGCGCCGTGCGCGTGCTCTACCCGGCGCTGGCGGGCGAGTGGCGGATGAGCGCCTCGGAGATCGGCATTCTCTACGCCGCTATTCCGCTCGGCGCGGCGTGCGGGGCGCTGACCAGCGGCAACCTGGCGCAGAGCGCGCGTCCGGGGCTGATTATGCTGCTTGCCACGCTGGCCTCGTTTATCGCCGTGGGTTTCTTTAGCCTGATGCCGGTGTGGGCGCTGGGGGTGATGTGTCTGGTGATTTTCGGCTGGCTGAGCGCCATCAGCTCACTGTTGCAGTACACCCTGATCCAGACCCAGACGCCGGAAGGGATGCTCGGGCGCATCAACGGCCTGTGGACCGCGCAGAACGTCACGGGGGATGCCATCGGTGCAGCGATCCTCGGCGGGCTGGGGGCGATAATGAGCCCGGCGGCATCGGCGAGCAGCAGCGGTTTCGTATTGGCGATTATTGGCGTGATTTTATTGGCGACGCTGGCGGAATTGCGTCGGTTCAGGAAGGAGAGTGCTCCGGCGTGATTTGCCGGGTGGCGGCTGCGCCTTACCCGGCCTACATTTTGCACCCGTAGGCCCGGTAAGCGAAGCGCCACCGGGCGCAGTTATTACCTGAAAATTGCCTCCAAACGCTGCAACACCAACATCGCGCTGTAATAATCCAGGCGGAACGTCTCCGTGCCCAATGCCCACACGCGCTTGTTCTGCACCGCAGGCAAATGCGCCAGCAGCGGGTTGGCGTAAATCGCCGCCACGTCTTTCTCGTCACCGGCAAACACGAACAGCCCTTCGCCGTTCAGCCCCGTCGCCAGGTTTTCTCCACCCAGCTGAATAATGTCGTGGCGTTTC from Enterobacter chengduensis includes:
- a CDS encoding IS481 family transposase, with amino-acid sequence MPWDARDTMSLRTEFVLFASQDGANIRSLCRRYGISPATGYKWLQRWAVEGEPGLQDRPRTPHHSPNRSSDDVTALLRMAHDRHERWGARKIKRWLEDQGHRMPAFSTVHNLMARHGLLPGTAPGIPATGRFEHDAPNRLWQMDFKGHFPFGGGRCHPLTLLDDHSRFSLCLTHCTDERRETVQQQLVSVFERYGLPDRMTMDNGSPWGDTTGIWTALELWLMRLGIKVGHSRPYHPQTQGKLERFHRSLKAEVLQGKWFADSGELQRAFDHWRTVYNLERPHEALDMAVPASRYQPSARQYSSSVTPPEYDEGVLVRKVDISGKLSLQGASLNAGKAFRGERVGLKETQEDGCYEVWWYSTKVGVIDLKKKSITMGKGC
- the fepC gene encoding iron-enterobactin ABC transporter ATP-binding protein; its protein translation is MTDTTTRLRGENLTLGYGKKIIARDLSVTVPDGHFTAIIGPNGCGKSTLLRTLSRLMTPVEGSVFLDGEQIQRFASKEVARRIGLLAQNATTPGDITVQELVARGRYPHQPLFTRWRKEDDEAVNRAMQATGITDLALQSVDTLSGGQRQRAWIAMVLAQETSIMLLDEPTTWLDISHQIDLLELLSELNRTQGYTLAAVLHDLNQACRYATHLIALRDGEIVAQGAPKEIVTPDLIARIYGMRCMIIDDPVAGTPLVVPLGKRAV
- the fepG gene encoding iron-enterobactin ABC transporter permease — encoded protein: MAPSRRLITSVSLLSIAILLLAVWSLRSGAVTLDFGQIFHALTGSAPRNITLVVTEWRLPRVAMAILVGAALGVSGAIFQSLMRNPLGSPDVMGLNTGAWSGVLVAMVLFGQHLTAVTFTAMAGGILTSLLIWLLAWRNGIDTFRLIIIGIGIRAMLMAFNTWLLLQASLDTALSAGLWYAGSLNGLTWGKTWPAAPLILLMFIGALLLVRRMRLLEMGDDSACALGVSVERSRLMLMLVAVLLTAASTAIAGPISFIALVAPHIARRLSGTARWGLAQAALCGSLLLLAADLCAQRLFMPYQLPVGVVTVSLGGIYLIVLLVQESRKK
- the fepD gene encoding Fe(3+)-siderophore ABC transporter permease, which produces MSFSPFSVRAIAVPVLLLLLILAVALSLLVGAKPLPASAIVDALSGTCQSADCVIVLDARLPRTLAGLLAGGALGLAGALMQTLTRNPLADPGILGVNSGASFAIVLGAALFGFTSPSEQLVMAFCGALAASLVVAFTGSRGGGQLSPVRLTLAGVALAAVLEGLSNGIALLNPDVYDQLRFWQAGSLDIRTLETLKVVALPVIIAAAVALLLSRALNSLSLGSDTATALGNRVARTQLIGLLAITVLCGSATAVVGPIAFIGLMMPHMARWLVGADHRWSLPVALLATPALLLLADVLGRLLVPGELRVSVVSAFIGAPVLIFLVRRKRGGGA
- the entS gene encoding enterobactin transporter EntS, whose translation is MNQKSWLLNLSLLKTHPAYRAVFIARFISILSLGLLGVAVPVQIQAMTHSSWLVGLSVTLTGGAMFIGLMVGGVLADRYERKRLILLARGTCGVGFIGLCLNAMLPEPSLIAIYALGLWDGFFASLGVTALLAATPALVGRENLMQAGAITMLTVRLGSVISPMVGGLLLATGNVAWNYGLAAAGTFITTLTLLRLPLLPPPPQPREHPLKSLMAAIGFLFSNRLIGGIALLGGLLTMASAVRVLYPALAGEWRMSASEIGILYAAIPLGAACGALTSGNLAQSARPGLIMLLATLASFIAVGFFSLMPVWALGVMCLVIFGWLSAISSLLQYTLIQTQTPEGMLGRINGLWTAQNVTGDAIGAAILGGLGAIMSPAASASSSGFVLAIIGVILLATLAELRRFRKESAPA